A window from Vulcanimicrobium alpinum encodes these proteins:
- a CDS encoding NAD(P)-dependent oxidoreductase, with protein sequence MSAEGIGIVGLGRMGANMARRLRDVGYDVTAVYDIRPETTAELAGELGAHAASSPAEVAERAGAIITVVSDDAAMERIFDDGAASLLRHAQDRIFVNCATVTPSVHVEIERRAEAHGAQSIEACMASSITQARDGTLYLMIGGRRDAFERVRPMLETLSKSLRYIGAAGHAAKVKALVNMVMNINTAGLAEGLGLGDALGLDLTMLREVFAETGAASRVLETDGADMQNREHDVYFSAAHAAKDTHIATALAGDLQLRLPLAEATARQYDAMIALGLGELDKSGIAELTFRERATAGA encoded by the coding sequence GTGAGTGCTGAAGGCATCGGGATCGTGGGGCTGGGTCGCATGGGCGCCAACATGGCGCGCCGGCTGCGGGACGTCGGATACGACGTGACCGCGGTCTACGACATCCGGCCGGAGACCACGGCGGAACTGGCCGGCGAACTCGGTGCGCACGCCGCGTCGTCGCCGGCGGAGGTCGCCGAACGGGCCGGCGCGATCATCACCGTCGTCAGCGACGACGCCGCGATGGAGCGGATCTTCGACGACGGCGCCGCGTCGCTGCTGCGTCACGCGCAGGACCGCATCTTCGTCAACTGCGCGACGGTGACGCCGAGCGTCCACGTCGAGATCGAGCGGCGCGCCGAGGCGCACGGCGCGCAGAGCATCGAGGCCTGCATGGCGAGTTCGATCACGCAGGCGCGCGACGGCACGCTGTATCTGATGATCGGCGGCCGCCGCGACGCGTTCGAGCGGGTGCGGCCGATGCTCGAGACGTTGAGCAAGAGCCTGCGCTACATCGGCGCGGCCGGTCACGCCGCGAAAGTCAAAGCGCTCGTCAACATGGTGATGAACATCAACACCGCCGGCCTCGCCGAGGGGCTCGGGCTGGGCGATGCGCTCGGTCTCGATCTGACGATGCTGCGCGAGGTGTTCGCAGAGACGGGCGCAGCGTCGCGCGTCTTGGAAACCGACGGCGCCGATATGCAGAACCGCGAACACGACGTGTACTTCTCCGCCGCGCACGCCGCCAAGGACACGCACATCGCGACCGCGCTCGCCGGCGACCTCCAGCTGCGCCTGCCGCTCGCCGAGGCGACGGCGCGCCAGTACGACGCGATGATCGCGCTCGGGCTCGGGGAACTCGACAAGTCGGGGATCGCGGAACTCACGTTCCGCGAGCGGGCGACGGCAGGCGCCTGA
- the gltX gene encoding glutamate--tRNA ligase: MSETPAARRVRTRVAPSPTGDPHVGTAYVALVNFCFAKKHGGEFVLRIEDTDQARSTPESERAILDALHWTGLRWDEGPDVGGPHGPYRQSERSAIYQRYAAELLANGHAFRCFCTAERLDAMRAAQRAAKVPQKYDGHCLAVPADESAQRAEARESFVVRMKVPSEGVSVVHDLARGDVEFAYADVDMQVLLKSDGLPTYHLANVVDDHLMEITHVIRGEEWISSAPKHLLLYGYFGWEPPKLVHLPLLRNPDKSKLSKRKNPTGILFYERMGYLPDALLNFLGLLLVPPPEGHEVFTVAEFAERLHLEKISHGGPVFDVAKLDWLNGQYLRMLSTDALIERTRYWGFGRERVARIAELAKSRVERLSDLAPLTAYLFAGRIPVTAESFAPAKLDANTVRKALALAMWGLDGERAFDLATIERVLKGIAEALAVKFRDLSRVYYVAMTGSTTGLPLYDSLELLGRDLVRERFRVALDALGGVSAKEQKEWTA, from the coding sequence TTGAGCGAAACCCCCGCTGCGCGGCGCGTGCGAACGCGCGTCGCGCCGTCACCGACGGGCGATCCGCACGTCGGCACGGCCTATGTTGCTCTCGTGAACTTCTGCTTCGCCAAGAAGCATGGCGGCGAGTTCGTGCTGCGCATCGAGGACACCGATCAGGCCCGCTCGACGCCCGAGTCGGAACGCGCGATCCTCGACGCGCTGCACTGGACCGGCTTGCGCTGGGACGAGGGTCCGGACGTCGGCGGCCCGCACGGCCCGTACCGCCAGAGCGAACGCTCCGCAATCTATCAGCGGTACGCCGCGGAACTGCTGGCGAACGGTCACGCGTTTCGCTGTTTCTGCACCGCCGAGCGGCTCGACGCGATGCGGGCGGCGCAGCGCGCCGCGAAGGTGCCGCAGAAATACGACGGTCACTGTCTCGCGGTGCCGGCGGACGAGTCGGCGCAGCGCGCAGAAGCGCGCGAATCGTTCGTCGTGCGGATGAAGGTGCCGTCGGAAGGCGTCAGCGTCGTGCACGATCTCGCCCGCGGCGACGTCGAGTTCGCATACGCCGACGTCGACATGCAGGTGCTGCTCAAATCCGACGGCCTGCCGACGTATCACCTCGCCAACGTCGTCGACGATCACCTCATGGAGATCACGCACGTGATCCGCGGTGAAGAGTGGATCTCGTCGGCGCCCAAGCACCTCTTGCTCTACGGGTACTTCGGCTGGGAACCGCCGAAGCTCGTGCACCTGCCGCTGCTGCGCAACCCCGACAAATCCAAACTCAGCAAGCGCAAGAACCCGACCGGCATCCTGTTCTACGAGCGGATGGGCTATCTGCCCGACGCGCTGCTCAACTTTCTGGGGCTGCTGCTCGTCCCGCCGCCGGAAGGTCACGAAGTGTTCACGGTGGCGGAGTTCGCCGAACGGCTCCACCTCGAGAAGATCTCGCACGGCGGCCCGGTGTTCGACGTCGCGAAGCTCGACTGGCTCAACGGTCAATACCTGCGCATGCTTTCGACGGACGCGCTGATCGAGCGGACGCGCTATTGGGGCTTCGGCCGCGAGCGCGTCGCGCGGATCGCCGAGCTCGCGAAGTCGCGCGTCGAACGGCTCAGCGATCTCGCGCCCCTCACCGCGTACCTCTTCGCGGGCCGGATTCCGGTGACGGCGGAGTCGTTCGCGCCGGCGAAGCTCGACGCGAATACGGTCCGCAAGGCGCTCGCGCTCGCGATGTGGGGCCTCGACGGCGAGCGCGCTTTCGATCTCGCGACGATCGAACGCGTGCTCAAGGGCATCGCGGAGGCGCTGGCGGTGAAGTTCCGCGACCTCTCGCGCGTGTACTATGTCGCGATGACCGGCAGCACGACGGGCCTGCCGCTGTACGACTCGTTGGAACTGCTCGGCCGCGATCTGGTGCGCGAACGGTTCCGCGTCGCACTCGACGCGCTCGGCGGCGTCAGCGCGAAGGAACAGAAGGAGTGGACGGCATGA
- the meaB gene encoding methylmalonyl Co-A mutase-associated GTPase MeaB, giving the protein MPAPIARSDEALLAAFAARESRALARAISRCESGTGATLIRTLYPQTGRSLTIGLTGPPGVGKSTLSAALVTHVRRLGKTVGVVSVDPSSPFSHGALLGDRIRLTEHFTDPDVFIRSMASRGHLGGVAGATADAVSLMDAFGKDVVLIETVGVGQSEIEIAEIADTTLVALQPGSGDSVQVLKAGVLEIADVFVVNKSDHPMALQLQREIRSMLEMLDFGGWVPPLVPTQAIEGKGVDVLWDAIAAHDAWLRSSGAIRAKRREAFAHRVRQLALGTLEGRIEETIAELGDDLDPYAAADRVLERYGVHGGVAAFGNVRARHDVRATVKGL; this is encoded by the coding sequence GTGCCCGCTCCGATCGCCCGTTCCGATGAGGCGCTGCTCGCGGCCTTCGCTGCGCGCGAATCACGGGCTCTCGCACGCGCGATCTCGCGCTGCGAATCGGGCACCGGCGCGACGCTGATCCGGACGCTCTATCCGCAGACGGGCCGCTCGCTGACGATCGGATTGACCGGGCCGCCCGGCGTCGGCAAGTCGACGCTCTCCGCCGCGCTCGTGACCCACGTGCGCCGGCTCGGCAAAACGGTCGGCGTGGTCTCCGTGGATCCGTCGTCACCGTTTTCGCACGGCGCGCTGCTCGGCGACCGCATCCGCCTCACCGAGCACTTCACCGATCCCGACGTCTTCATCCGTTCGATGGCGTCGCGCGGCCATCTCGGCGGCGTCGCCGGCGCGACGGCCGACGCCGTCTCGCTCATGGACGCGTTCGGCAAAGACGTGGTGTTGATCGAAACCGTCGGCGTCGGCCAGTCGGAGATCGAGATCGCCGAGATCGCCGACACGACGCTGGTCGCGCTGCAGCCCGGCAGCGGCGATTCGGTCCAAGTGCTCAAGGCCGGCGTCCTCGAGATCGCCGATGTCTTCGTCGTCAACAAGAGCGATCACCCGATGGCCCTGCAATTGCAGCGCGAGATTCGCTCGATGCTGGAGATGCTCGACTTCGGCGGCTGGGTGCCGCCGCTCGTCCCCACCCAGGCGATCGAAGGCAAAGGCGTCGACGTGCTGTGGGATGCGATCGCCGCGCACGATGCGTGGCTGCGGTCGAGCGGTGCGATCCGCGCGAAGCGGCGCGAGGCGTTCGCGCACCGCGTCCGCCAACTCGCGCTGGGGACGCTCGAAGGACGCATCGAGGAGACGATCGCGGAACTCGGCGACGATCTCGATCCGTACGCCGCCGCCGACCGCGTCCTCGAACGCTACGGCGTGCACGGCGGCGTTGCGGCGTTCGGGAACGTGCGCGCGCGCCACGACGTCCGTGCGACCGTCAAAGGCTTGTAG
- a CDS encoding FAD-dependent thymidylate synthase: MGFSARVLLDSLSPGGIRLTTMEVRYPRFIHAELMTHRVFSRNAASSRAIPIRTMIDAVRRDPAMPIWWGRNQSGMQALGEIDPAAREAAEAEWRRALDDALAHAERLAAPEINLHKQLVNRILEPFAWITVIITATEWSNFFTQRTHPDAQPEIKHAAELMLAAYRASAPRALGIGDWHTPLILADEEAVLPLDQRLKISVARCARVSYLSHDGTRDHAKDLDLYERLVGGGANGHWSPFEHVATPASDTHAWSGNFRGWEQYRKRFDREHPSAFPDEVPVAASR, translated from the coding sequence ATGGGATTCTCCGCGCGCGTTCTGCTCGACAGCCTGTCGCCCGGCGGCATCCGCCTGACGACGATGGAAGTGCGGTACCCGCGCTTCATCCACGCCGAACTGATGACGCACCGGGTCTTTTCGCGCAACGCCGCGAGTTCGCGCGCGATCCCGATCCGGACGATGATCGACGCGGTGCGCCGCGACCCCGCGATGCCGATCTGGTGGGGGCGCAATCAGAGCGGGATGCAGGCCCTCGGCGAGATCGATCCCGCGGCGCGCGAAGCGGCGGAGGCCGAATGGCGGCGAGCGCTCGATGACGCGCTCGCGCACGCCGAGCGCCTTGCGGCGCCGGAGATCAACCTGCACAAGCAGCTGGTCAACCGGATTCTCGAGCCGTTCGCGTGGATCACCGTGATCATTACCGCGACCGAATGGTCGAATTTCTTCACCCAGCGCACCCATCCTGACGCGCAGCCGGAGATCAAGCACGCCGCGGAGCTGATGCTGGCGGCGTATCGCGCGAGCGCACCGCGGGCGCTCGGGATCGGTGACTGGCACACGCCGCTGATCCTCGCCGACGAGGAAGCGGTGCTCCCGCTCGACCAGCGGCTGAAGATCAGCGTCGCGCGCTGCGCCCGCGTCTCGTACCTCTCGCACGACGGGACGCGCGATCACGCCAAGGATCTCGACTTGTACGAACGGCTCGTGGGCGGCGGCGCGAACGGACATTGGTCGCCGTTCGAGCACGTCGCGACGCCGGCGTCCGACACGCACGCGTGGTCGGGCAATTTCCGCGGGTGGGAGCAGTACCGCAAGCGCTTCGATCGCGAACACCCCTCGGCGTTTCCCGACGAAGTGCCGGTCGCGGCGTCACGCTGA
- a CDS encoding cobalamin B12-binding domain-containing protein: protein MTTTKAPARPLRVIVAKAGLDGHDRGAKVIARALRDAGMEVIYTGLFQTPEQIVQTAIQEDADGIGLSILSGAHMTLFPLVVEQLKAQGADDIVFFGGGTIPNDDAAELKRLGVREIFTPGAPLSEIIAFVERECGKRRELVG, encoded by the coding sequence ATGACTACTACCAAGGCGCCGGCACGGCCGTTGCGGGTGATCGTTGCGAAGGCCGGCTTGGACGGGCACGATCGCGGTGCGAAGGTGATCGCGCGCGCGCTGCGCGATGCGGGGATGGAAGTGATCTACACGGGGCTCTTCCAGACCCCCGAGCAGATCGTGCAGACGGCGATCCAGGAAGACGCCGACGGGATCGGGCTCTCGATTCTCTCGGGCGCGCACATGACGCTCTTCCCGCTGGTCGTCGAACAGCTCAAGGCGCAAGGCGCCGACGACATAGTGTTCTTCGGCGGCGGAACGATCCCCAACGACGACGCCGCCGAACTCAAGCGGCTTGGCGTGCGCGAGATCTTCACCCCCGGAGCGCCGCTCTCGGAGATCATCGCGTTCGTCGAACGCGAGTGCGGAAAACGCCGCGAACTGGTCGGATAG
- a CDS encoding acyl-CoA mutase large subunit family protein has protein sequence MIERWERKAEAAPVRRDKGSGAADRTISDVPLKPLYGPADVAQLDLTRDLGAPGEFPYTRGIHPTMYRSRLWTMRQFAGFGNAKQTNERYHFLLSQGQMGLSVAFDMPTLMGYDSDSPKALGEVGKCGVAIDSIRDMETLFDGIDLGAITTSMTINGPAAIALAQYIVTAENKGIPRAALGGTIQADILKEYIAQKEWIFPPRPHVRIIIDMMEFCTREMPKWNTISVSGYHIREAGSTAAQELAFTLADGFAYVEGAIARGLDVDAFAPRLSFFFNSHSDFFEEIAKFRAARRIYARRMRDVYGAKDPRSWQLRFHTQTAGCSATAQQPENNIVRVAYEAMAAVLGGTQSLHTNSMDEVLALPTEKSVEIALRTQQVLAYETNVTNVVDPLGGSYYVEALTAEIERQALDYFDRIAEFGGMIEAVEAGYPQREIADASYRYQRSIESGDRVIVGVNAFEKPDEVQSPDLLKIGVEIERGQARAVQDVRAGRDGSAVEASLAALKRACAGDANVMPALIECVRNVATEGEIVDAMVEVYGRYVEQTQF, from the coding sequence CTGATCGAACGCTGGGAGCGTAAGGCCGAAGCCGCCCCCGTTCGCCGCGACAAGGGGTCGGGCGCGGCCGACCGCACGATCTCCGACGTCCCGCTCAAGCCGCTCTACGGCCCGGCCGACGTTGCGCAGCTGGACCTGACGCGCGACCTCGGCGCCCCGGGCGAGTTTCCGTACACACGCGGGATCCACCCGACGATGTACCGTTCGCGGCTGTGGACGATGCGTCAGTTCGCCGGGTTCGGCAACGCGAAGCAGACCAACGAGCGCTACCACTTCCTGCTCTCGCAGGGTCAGATGGGGCTCTCGGTCGCGTTCGACATGCCGACGCTGATGGGCTACGACTCCGACAGCCCCAAAGCGCTCGGCGAAGTCGGCAAGTGCGGCGTCGCGATCGACTCGATCCGCGACATGGAGACGCTCTTCGACGGAATCGATCTCGGCGCGATCACCACCTCGATGACGATCAACGGTCCGGCCGCGATCGCGCTGGCGCAGTACATCGTCACCGCCGAGAACAAGGGGATCCCGCGCGCGGCGCTCGGCGGCACGATCCAGGCCGACATCCTCAAAGAGTACATCGCGCAGAAAGAGTGGATCTTTCCGCCGCGCCCGCACGTGCGCATCATCATCGACATGATGGAGTTCTGCACGCGCGAGATGCCCAAGTGGAACACCATCTCCGTCTCCGGCTACCACATCCGCGAAGCGGGCTCGACGGCGGCGCAGGAACTGGCGTTCACGCTTGCCGACGGGTTCGCGTACGTCGAGGGCGCGATCGCGCGCGGGCTGGACGTCGACGCGTTCGCGCCGCGCCTGTCGTTCTTTTTCAACAGTCACAGCGACTTCTTCGAAGAGATCGCGAAGTTCCGTGCGGCGCGGCGGATTTACGCGCGCCGGATGCGCGACGTCTACGGCGCGAAGGATCCGCGCTCGTGGCAACTGCGCTTCCACACGCAGACCGCCGGCTGCAGCGCGACCGCGCAGCAGCCCGAGAACAACATCGTGCGCGTCGCCTACGAAGCGATGGCGGCCGTGCTCGGCGGGACGCAGTCGCTCCACACCAACTCAATGGATGAAGTCCTCGCGCTGCCGACCGAGAAATCGGTCGAGATCGCGCTGCGCACCCAGCAGGTGCTCGCATACGAAACGAACGTGACCAACGTCGTCGATCCGCTCGGCGGCTCGTACTACGTCGAGGCGCTCACCGCCGAGATCGAGCGGCAGGCGCTGGACTACTTCGACCGCATCGCCGAATTCGGCGGGATGATCGAGGCGGTCGAGGCCGGGTATCCGCAGCGCGAGATCGCCGATGCGTCGTACCGCTATCAGCGGTCGATCGAATCCGGCGATCGCGTCATCGTCGGGGTGAACGCGTTCGAAAAGCCGGACGAAGTGCAGTCGCCCGACCTGCTCAAGATCGGGGTCGAGATCGAGCGCGGCCAGGCCCGGGCCGTGCAGGACGTCCGCGCCGGTCGCGACGGATCGGCGGTCGAAGCGTCGCTCGCCGCGCTCAAGCGCGCCTGCGCCGGCGACGCCAACGTGATGCCCGCGCTCATCGAATGCGTCCGCAACGTCGCCACCGAAGGCGAGATCGTCGACGCGATGGTCGAGGTATACGGCCGCTACGTGGAGCAAACGCAGTTCTAA
- the glmU gene encoding bifunctional UDP-N-acetylglucosamine diphosphorylase/glucosamine-1-phosphate N-acetyltransferase GlmU gives MSARAIVLAAGKGTRMKSARPKVLHALCGRPMLWWVLEALRAGGVDDVTVVTNPELDPSVAAFGARTVVQREQLGTGHAVRIALDALPPRDGTLVVAYGDMPLAGAEIFADVQAALDADAGTALALVTARMPLPSSFGRIIRSAGAAAVAKIVESKDCTPAELAVDEMNAGIYAYDEGALRDAIVRVGSDNAQGEFYLTDTVELLIAAGRRVVPVPASDYRSVLGVNDRVELANARAVLNRRLCEDHMRAGVTIVDPAAVSLEPGVAIAPDVTILPNVMLCGATRIGSETVVGPNARLTDAAIGERCEIRESVVTASEIGDDVSVGPFAHVRGHARLGAGVRIGNFVELKNTEMAEGAKAAHLSYLGDASVGERSNIGAGTITANFDGVRKNRTQVGADVRIGSNTVLVAPVDVGDGALTGAGAVVTRDVPAGERVAGVPARTIAKKSAPSP, from the coding sequence ATGAGCGCACGCGCGATCGTCCTCGCGGCCGGCAAGGGGACGCGCATGAAATCGGCGCGCCCGAAAGTGCTGCACGCGCTGTGCGGACGCCCGATGCTGTGGTGGGTGCTCGAAGCGCTGCGCGCCGGCGGCGTCGACGACGTCACGGTGGTGACCAACCCCGAACTCGATCCGTCGGTCGCCGCGTTCGGGGCGCGCACGGTCGTGCAGCGCGAGCAGCTCGGGACCGGTCACGCGGTCCGCATCGCGCTCGACGCGCTCCCGCCGCGCGACGGAACGCTCGTCGTCGCCTACGGTGACATGCCGCTGGCCGGCGCGGAGATCTTCGCGGACGTGCAGGCCGCGCTCGACGCCGACGCCGGCACCGCGCTCGCGCTGGTCACCGCGCGGATGCCGCTGCCCTCGAGTTTCGGCCGGATCATCCGCTCGGCCGGCGCGGCCGCCGTCGCGAAGATCGTCGAGTCCAAGGACTGCACGCCGGCCGAGCTCGCCGTCGACGAGATGAACGCGGGGATCTATGCGTACGACGAGGGTGCGTTGCGCGATGCGATCGTGCGCGTGGGAAGCGACAACGCGCAGGGTGAGTTCTATCTCACCGACACGGTCGAGCTGCTGATCGCCGCCGGCCGCCGCGTCGTTCCGGTACCGGCGAGCGACTACCGCTCGGTGCTGGGCGTAAACGATCGCGTCGAGCTTGCGAACGCGCGCGCGGTGCTCAACCGCCGGCTCTGCGAGGACCACATGCGCGCCGGCGTCACGATCGTCGATCCCGCCGCCGTCTCACTCGAGCCCGGCGTGGCGATCGCACCCGACGTGACGATCCTGCCCAACGTGATGCTGTGCGGTGCGACGCGCATCGGCAGCGAAACGGTCGTCGGCCCCAACGCTCGGCTCACGGACGCGGCGATCGGCGAGCGCTGCGAGATCCGCGAGAGTGTCGTCACCGCGAGCGAGATCGGCGACGACGTGAGCGTCGGTCCGTTCGCGCACGTTCGCGGTCACGCGCGGCTCGGCGCCGGCGTGCGGATCGGCAACTTCGTCGAGCTCAAGAACACCGAGATGGCCGAAGGCGCGAAAGCCGCGCATCTCTCGTATCTCGGCGACGCCTCGGTCGGCGAACGCTCCAACATCGGCGCCGGGACGATCACGGCGAACTTCGACGGCGTGCGCAAGAACCGCACGCAGGTCGGCGCCGACGTGCGCATCGGCTCGAACACCGTGCTGGTCGCGCCGGTCGACGTCGGCGACGGCGCGCTCACCGGCGCCGGCGCCGTGGTGACGCGCGACGTTCCCGCCGGCGAACGCGTCGCGGGCGTTCCGGCTCGCACCATCGCAAAGAAGTCCGCACCTTCCCCCTGA